One Campylobacter sp. RM16192 genomic region harbors:
- a CDS encoding tyrosine-type recombinase/integrase, which translates to MAGKLKNYNSSFGVNKYPGIFFNNLANGDVVFYMRVTFEGKKANVKIGSKSEGVNITYAYNKKKEFDAKQINGELPDSISKKIVAKNNKNSLKFDEIADAFFSYKLEKEPSNAVNIKEQRRDYEIYHKDKLGGLTTTQITPEMINEHHKDISQIISPKTKRKLSQSRINAIMGIVRTIFNHAIKVGLINHISPYKIELKKPNNKRERFLELIEIELLRKEVASKEDFALELFVELALCTGARLEGILNIKKKDLSLSTKSVTISDFKTKSTYTGFLIKRALEMINQIYTTISPNDFLVNKPKATIQNVLQPLLNKLFNQNLDISDATNRVVIHTLRHTFASHLAIKGTPILTIKKLMNHSDINHTLRYAKLMPDSGREMVEMLYE; encoded by the coding sequence ATGGCAGGAAAACTTAAAAATTACAACTCGTCGTTCGGGGTAAATAAATACCCCGGAATTTTCTTTAATAATCTAGCTAACGGCGACGTGGTTTTTTATATGAGAGTTACATTTGAGGGTAAAAAGGCAAACGTCAAAATCGGATCGAAATCCGAAGGCGTAAATATAACCTACGCGTATAACAAAAAGAAAGAATTCGACGCCAAACAAATAAACGGAGAGCTTCCCGATAGCATATCTAAAAAAATAGTAGCCAAAAACAACAAAAACTCGCTTAAATTTGATGAGATCGCAGATGCCTTTTTCAGCTATAAACTAGAAAAAGAACCGAGCAACGCCGTCAACATAAAAGAGCAAAGGCGAGATTACGAAATTTACCATAAGGATAAGTTAGGGGGTCTAACTACGACGCAGATAACACCCGAGATGATAAATGAGCATCATAAAGACATTTCTCAAATCATCTCCCCTAAAACCAAACGTAAATTATCGCAATCTCGCATCAATGCCATAATGGGTATAGTTAGGACGATTTTTAATCACGCCATAAAAGTAGGCCTCATTAATCACATTAGCCCATACAAGATAGAACTAAAAAAACCGAATAACAAACGAGAGAGATTTTTAGAGCTTATAGAGATAGAGCTTTTGCGCAAAGAAGTAGCAAGTAAAGAAGACTTTGCGTTAGAGCTATTCGTGGAGCTGGCTTTATGCACAGGAGCTAGGTTGGAGGGAATTTTAAACATCAAGAAAAAGGATTTGTCACTTTCGACTAAGTCAGTTACTATTAGCGATTTTAAAACAAAGAGCACATATACTGGATTTTTAATCAAAAGAGCATTAGAAATGATAAATCAAATTTATACCACCATATCTCCTAACGACTTTTTAGTAAATAAACCCAAAGCCACTATTCAAAATGTTTTACAACCACTTTTAAATAAGCTTTTTAATCAAAATTTAGATATAAGCGACGCAACCAATAGAGTAGTTATTCATACCCTTAGGCATACGTTCGCTTCGCATCTTGCTATAAAAGGCACTCCGATACTAACGATAAAAAAGCTAATGAACCACTCGGATATCAATCATACTCTAAGATACGCGAAACTAATGCCAGATAGCGGACGAGAGATGGTGGAGATGTTGTATGAGTAA
- a CDS encoding TVP38/TMEM64 family protein, producing the protein MLLKFLKPILFVTIISGTLYFIDRIGISELKIFIGEHKIFAPLLYILCFAILPIFFFPVPILAVVAGAAFGLLMGSLYTILGAMINSILMFYIARILGFNAVKNLFEYSQSKALKALARQSSKFSLILILRLMPLVPYNALNYACGLMNVELKEYMLATFVGIVPATFIMVNLGEKMLDVHSNEFTIALILMVILVFVSSFGARWIKRIKSNDFGNSADL; encoded by the coding sequence TTGCTGCTAAAATTTCTTAAGCCTATTTTGTTTGTAACTATAATTTCTGGCACTTTATATTTTATAGATCGTATAGGAATAAGCGAACTTAAGATATTCATAGGCGAGCATAAAATTTTTGCCCCATTGCTTTATATATTATGTTTTGCAATCTTGCCTATATTTTTCTTCCCTGTACCTATATTGGCAGTAGTTGCAGGAGCCGCATTTGGGTTATTGATGGGTAGTCTGTATACTATCTTAGGAGCAATGATCAACTCTATTTTGATGTTTTATATTGCACGAATTTTAGGGTTTAATGCTGTAAAGAATCTTTTTGAATATTCACAAAGCAAAGCTTTAAAAGCCCTTGCCAGACAATCAAGTAAATTTAGTTTGATTTTAATTTTGCGACTTATGCCATTGGTGCCTTATAATGCCTTAAACTATGCATGTGGTCTTATGAATGTAGAGCTAAAAGAGTATATGTTGGCTACATTTGTGGGCATTGTGCCTGCTACATTTATAATGGTTAATTTGGGCGAGAAGATGCTTGATGTGCATTCAAATGAATTTACCATAGCACTAATTCTAATGGTTATTTTAGTATTTGTTTCAAGCTTTGGAGCAAGGTGGATAAAAAGGATTAAGAGCAATGATTTCGGTAATAGTGCCGATTTATAA
- a CDS encoding type II toxin-antitoxin system HipA family toxin → MNQVSLEILRILKNSNTLLTRTQIEKYIQRVSKRTIQNELKKLSELKRIRVVGQASSTAYEISDEYSNFEYRLFIYQNQILIGYLGYDYENYYFVYDTDFLLGGRYGVKFEMPIDFKIYMSKSCFVDFEESLPEGIDRKILIDKAGNATEFFLLLHNDYSKNDLVFSPSALEFSREVKPQSYLSGKDKILGTNTFPNILKYDVDIDDVSLFPSKFMSDSEEIKHVRTMSLSGYQHKLQVVVKDNTIRVAKNEDNAKFFIKPYDTLKADENSEYYFPHIAINEHLHMSFAKNELGFDVPMSGVFKREQDKEYHYFIKYFDRIGAYKFQRKEFSTFMGLSSESKYKASSEKLFDMTAKILPNSDDRLRMIEYYFYSFLIRHEDMHTKNISVIYDNGKILLAPLYDIACTGFYEGIKNYESHLSINGKQTNIRYNDFMEIVKRAKVDRAKFNKSAKNIVEIYIKKMPKYIKKLEELDGLDFYKKDRANAEDKRINIKAKTTLSEVMMRHFEQRCETLKRNGWFEKLGIND, encoded by the coding sequence ATGAATCAAGTATCTTTAGAAATATTAAGAATTCTAAAAAATAGTAATACATTACTTACAAGAACACAGATAGAAAAATATATCCAGAGAGTATCAAAAAGAACTATCCAAAACGAGCTAAAAAAACTAAGCGAGCTAAAGCGAATAAGAGTAGTAGGTCAGGCTTCAAGTACGGCTTATGAAATTTCAGACGAGTATTCTAATTTTGAGTATCGTCTATTTATCTATCAAAACCAAATTTTAATAGGCTATTTAGGCTATGACTATGAGAACTACTACTTTGTGTATGATACGGATTTTTTGCTTGGCGGTAGATATGGCGTTAAATTTGAGATGCCGATTGATTTTAAAATTTATATGAGCAAGAGTTGTTTTGTAGATTTTGAAGAGTCTCTGCCTGAAGGGATAGATAGAAAGATATTAATAGATAAAGCCGGTAACGCTACAGAGTTTTTCTTGCTACTGCATAATGACTATAGCAAGAACGATCTTGTATTTTCACCAAGTGCCTTGGAATTTAGTCGCGAGGTAAAGCCTCAAAGTTATCTTTCCGGGAAGGATAAAATTTTAGGTACTAATACTTTTCCTAATATCCTAAAATACGATGTGGATATAGATGATGTATCGCTTTTCCCAAGTAAATTTATGAGCGATAGCGAAGAGATAAAGCATGTAAGAACTATGAGTTTATCAGGCTATCAGCATAAACTTCAAGTAGTAGTAAAGGATAATACAATACGAGTGGCTAAAAATGAAGATAATGCGAAGTTTTTTATCAAGCCATACGATACACTAAAAGCCGATGAAAACAGCGAATATTACTTCCCACATATTGCTATAAACGAGCATTTACATATGAGCTTTGCAAAAAACGAGTTAGGCTTTGATGTGCCTATGAGCGGAGTGTTTAAAAGAGAGCAGGATAAAGAGTATCACTACTTTATCAAGTATTTTGATAGGATCGGCGCTTATAAATTTCAACGAAAAGAGTTTTCTACTTTTATGGGGTTAAGTAGTGAGAGTAAATATAAAGCCTCATCCGAGAAGCTATTTGATATGACGGCTAAGATACTGCCAAACAGTGATGATAGACTTAGAATGATTGAGTATTATTTTTACTCGTTTCTTATTAGACACGAGGATATGCATACGAAAAACATATCGGTTATTTACGATAATGGCAAAATTTTGCTAGCCCCTCTTTATGATATTGCTTGTACTGGCTTTTACGAGGGTATCAAAAATTACGAGTCGCATTTAAGTATAAATGGCAAGCAGACAAATATAAGATATAACGACTTTATGGAAATAGTAAAAAGAGCCAAGGTTGATAGAGCTAAGTTTAATAAGTCGGCTAAAAATATAGTAGAAATCTACATAAAAAAGATGCCCAAGTATATCAAAAAACTAGAAGAGCTTGACGGGTTGGATTTTTACAAAAAAGATAGAGCTAATGCTGAGGACAAAAGGATAAATATAAAGGCTAAAACTACGCTTTCAGAAGTGATGATGAGGCACTTTGAGCAAAGATGTGAGACTCTAAAAAGAAATGGGTGGTTTGAGAAGTTAGGTATTAATGATTAA
- a CDS encoding GGDEF domain-containing protein → MMFYNIVSITVFGGALKFLHKHQKIALLACCIEATIFLTIATINLGWSAGFQAWFVPFIFLSITVPFKKRGIFYALGIIQSIIYIYLYFSTNLKISIFQINSIDDFLTRFNIIVAFMLIFFIERVLQISKAMEVIFLQKEIHEIENIANIDELTGLITRRQMNDILNKIDMSLKKDSGNFYLIFGDIDHFKVVNDTYGHKCGDVALAEISAILKNECRSNDIVSRWGGEEFLILLQSNRVGEKLNKNKVEKILNRIRKKVEEKVIEYNDIKFSVTITFGGVCSANFSNIPNMIQAADKQMYIGKKNGRNQVVIK, encoded by the coding sequence ATGATGTTTTATAATATAGTAAGTATAACTGTTTTTGGTGGGGCTTTAAAATTTTTACACAAACATCAGAAGATAGCCCTGCTCGCTTGCTGCATAGAAGCGACTATATTTTTAACAATTGCTACTATAAACCTTGGCTGGTCCGCAGGCTTTCAAGCATGGTTTGTTCCATTTATCTTTCTTTCTATAACAGTTCCATTTAAAAAACGCGGCATATTTTATGCTCTAGGAATTATTCAATCAATAATATACATATATCTATATTTTTCAACTAATCTAAAAATTTCAATATTTCAAATAAATTCAATCGATGATTTCCTAACAAGATTTAATATAATTGTCGCATTTATGCTTATATTTTTTATAGAACGAGTACTTCAAATTTCAAAGGCGATGGAAGTAATTTTCCTGCAAAAAGAAATTCATGAGATAGAAAATATTGCCAACATAGACGAACTGACTGGACTTATAACCAGACGTCAAATGAATGACATTTTAAACAAGATAGATATGTCGCTTAAAAAGGACAGTGGTAATTTTTACTTGATTTTTGGAGATATTGATCATTTTAAAGTCGTAAATGATACTTATGGGCACAAATGCGGAGATGTAGCTTTAGCTGAAATTTCTGCAATATTAAAAAATGAATGCAGAAGCAACGATATAGTTTCTCGCTGGGGAGGAGAAGAATTTTTGATCCTTCTTCAAAGCAATAGAGTTGGAGAGAAGCTAAACAAAAATAAAGTTGAAAAAATTTTAAATCGCATTCGAAAAAAAGTGGAAGAGAAAGTTATAGAATATAATGATATAAAATTTTCCGTAACTATTACTTTTGGTGGTGTTTGTTCTGCGAATTTTAGCAATATACCAAATATGATCCAAGCAGCTGACAAGCAAATGTATATAGGCAAAAAAAACGGAAGAAATCAAGTTGTAATAAAATAA
- a CDS encoding type II toxin-antitoxin system RelE/ParE family toxin — MWSIEFASEAIKDEFLELPTGLRQRGYKMFELLEARGNTMGEPYTKSLKDGLFEIRIKSDEGIARSIYCYEIGKRIIILLTFVKKTQKTPKSILNLAEQRLKEFKDENR; from the coding sequence ATGTGGAGCATAGAGTTTGCAAGCGAAGCTATAAAAGATGAGTTCTTAGAACTGCCGACTGGGCTCAGACAAAGAGGCTATAAAATGTTCGAGCTTCTAGAGGCCAGAGGCAATACTATGGGGGAGCCGTACACCAAAAGCCTAAAGGACGGACTATTTGAGATACGTATAAAGTCTGATGAAGGAATAGCTAGAAGCATATATTGTTATGAAATCGGCAAAAGAATAATAATCCTACTAACTTTTGTTAAAAAAACACAAAAGACGCCTAAAAGTATACTAAATTTGGCAGAACAAAGATTAAAGGAGTTTAAAGATGAGAACCGTTAA
- a CDS encoding C-GCAxxG-C-C family protein produces the protein MKNRAKLEVTEIANKFSQINCAQILFERYAQDINMDPKAAVNLGSGLGGGLREALTCDAYLASVLILGAKFGGDKEKFEAKLSEFKEKFQHKWNSKICKEILGYDLSKPEEMKTIQEKGLFGTICPCVVKDCIEILDEIIE, from the coding sequence ATGAAAAATAGAGCAAAACTTGAAGTTACAGAAATAGCAAATAAGTTTAGCCAAATAAACTGTGCTCAGATATTATTTGAAAGATACGCGCAAGATATAAATATGGATCCAAAAGCGGCTGTAAATTTAGGATCCGGTCTTGGTGGTGGATTAAGAGAGGCTTTGACCTGTGATGCATACCTTGCTAGTGTATTGATTTTGGGTGCAAAATTTGGCGGGGATAAAGAGAAATTTGAAGCCAAGTTATCGGAATTTAAAGAAAAATTTCAGCATAAATGGAATTCAAAAATTTGTAAGGAAATTTTAGGTTACGATTTAAGCAAACCAGAAGAGATGAAAACAATTCAAGAAAAAGGGCTTTTTGGAACAATTTGCCCCTGTGTTGTAAAAGATTGTATTGAAATATTAGATGAAATAATAGAATAA
- a CDS encoding sodium:solute symporter, which produces MEQYTGAFFWGFLIVYGVVMYIFSPKARSVGSFFRGESVDGAKVSPFLLTTSIFISWIFAKSVTNAANLGASYGIVGGVAYATYWLCIPIAGFVIFRLRRKFGATGLVQFLTSNYGIAASLAFCIAILIRLFNEVWSNTAVVGGYYGDSGSTPFILAASIFTLFTLIYSVRGGLRGSIVTDIIQALVFTVATLWVIMTILPKHGIVELANTGKWALNGGVDLLLVAILQLVSYPFHDPVLTDRGFISEEKTMFKSFIISGILGFLAILIFSFIGIYGTLEGIAAKGNIPAELAKTMGFGSMFLMTAVMIAAAGSTLDSTFSSLSKLVGYDIPSMANKTITNTSIKVGIISMILFAVFGNLPMIVGTDILKATTISGTMVIGLAPVFLLHGVVKPTKLGFHISFWLGIGLGVAYAFNAKFFPDFIAIGYGKYAMLLGINLYGLILCTLGYILPGLACKCGK; this is translated from the coding sequence ATGGAGCAATATACAGGAGCCTTTTTTTGGGGGTTCTTAATCGTTTATGGTGTAGTGATGTATATTTTTTCACCAAAAGCTAGGAGCGTAGGTTCGTTTTTTAGAGGCGAGAGTGTGGATGGGGCTAAGGTCTCACCGTTTTTGCTGACAACTAGTATTTTTATAAGCTGGATTTTTGCAAAATCAGTGACAAATGCTGCGAATTTAGGAGCTAGTTACGGTATTGTTGGTGGTGTTGCGTATGCTACATATTGGCTTTGTATACCAATAGCAGGTTTTGTAATCTTTAGACTTAGACGAAAATTTGGTGCAACAGGCTTAGTGCAGTTTTTAACTAGTAATTACGGTATTGCTGCTAGCCTTGCTTTTTGTATAGCAATACTGATTAGGCTTTTTAATGAAGTATGGAGCAATACCGCGGTAGTTGGAGGATACTATGGTGATAGTGGCAGTACACCATTTATACTTGCGGCATCAATATTTACATTATTTACGCTTATTTATTCAGTTAGGGGAGGACTAAGAGGATCGATTGTAACCGATATAATTCAAGCATTGGTATTTACAGTTGCTACTCTTTGGGTTATTATGACTATATTGCCAAAACACGGTATAGTGGAGCTGGCAAATACTGGAAAATGGGCATTAAATGGTGGTGTGGATCTACTATTAGTTGCTATTTTGCAGTTAGTTAGCTACCCATTTCATGATCCGGTACTTACTGATAGAGGTTTTATTAGTGAAGAAAAAACTATGTTTAAAAGCTTTATAATATCAGGTATTTTGGGTTTCTTGGCTATTTTGATATTTAGCTTTATAGGTATTTACGGGACACTTGAGGGGATTGCTGCAAAAGGAAATATACCTGCCGAACTTGCTAAGACTATGGGATTTGGTTCGATGTTTTTAATGACCGCTGTTATGATAGCTGCTGCAGGCTCTACACTAGATTCTACATTTTCTAGTCTTTCAAAGCTTGTAGGATATGATATACCATCTATGGCAAATAAAACTATTACAAATACTTCTATCAAAGTGGGCATTATTTCTATGATACTTTTTGCAGTTTTTGGAAATTTACCTATGATAGTTGGCACGGACATACTTAAGGCAACAACAATCAGTGGTACAATGGTAATAGGACTTGCGCCAGTATTTTTACTGCACGGAGTCGTAAAACCTACTAAGCTTGGATTTCATATTAGTTTTTGGCTAGGAATAGGACTAGGTGTAGCATATGCTTTTAATGCGAAATTTTTTCCTGATTTTATAGCAATAGGCTATGGAAAGTATGCAATGCTACTAGGTATAAACTTGTACGGACTCATACTTTGTACGCTAGGATATATTTTGCCAGGACTTGCTTGCAAATGTGGTAAATAA
- a CDS encoding TIGR04283 family arsenosugar biosynthesis glycosyltransferase has translation MISVIVPIYNESIENIKRFEQELNKQEGEFEVIFVDASKFIYKSKMFKVIPSLKGRGIQQNLGVRESKFEKILFLHVDSSFEDSDAIIKAAKALDHCKLGCFKMKFDDSGIILSIISFFSNLRVKFKNIAFGDQGIFISKSLFDELGGFKEIALMEDLEFSIRARKQGLSFYQLSKFITTSARKFKKEGILKTIIKMQILQYQFKKGISIDEIAKKY, from the coding sequence ATGATTTCGGTAATAGTGCCGATTTATAATGAGAGCATTGAAAATATAAAGAGATTCGAGCAGGAGCTAAACAAACAAGAGGGTGAATTTGAGGTTATATTTGTAGATGCTAGTAAATTTATTTATAAAAGCAAGATGTTTAAAGTTATTCCATCTTTGAAAGGACGCGGCATTCAGCAAAATTTAGGCGTTAGAGAATCTAAATTTGAAAAAATTTTGTTTTTACATGTTGATAGTAGCTTTGAGGATAGCGATGCTATTATTAAAGCCGCAAAAGCCTTGGACCATTGTAAGCTGGGTTGTTTTAAGATGAAATTTGATGATAGTGGTATTATATTATCTATTATCTCGTTCTTTTCAAATTTACGAGTAAAATTTAAAAATATAGCCTTTGGAGATCAAGGTATTTTTATTAGTAAGTCCTTATTTGACGAGCTTGGCGGATTTAAGGAGATAGCCTTAATGGAAGATTTAGAATTTAGTATTAGGGCTAGAAAACAGGGTTTAAGCTTCTACCAGCTTTCAAAATTCATTACAACAAGTGCTAGAAAGTTTAAAAAGGAAGGTATTTTAAAAACTATAATAAAAATGCAAATTTTACAGTACCAATTTAAAAAAGGAATTAGCATAGATGAGATCGCAAAAAAATACTAA
- a CDS encoding heterodisulfide reductase-related iron-sulfur binding cluster, with protein MRSQKNTKNPPELCIDCSACTKHCEFLEKYDINLLDFSKRDDLAYNCFLCDKCYAVCPKDISGNEIALNLRAKNPKPFKYLKFLKSPYIYANNSLKKSRELMFFGCNFPAFLPRTTRKIIEIFEPLGIDFSIDCCGKPLFETTTKFEDTKDHLNKLFEQKEVETLILACPNCYHFLKDKVDIKLKTIYEKFEELGLNRTIEEEAHMFYPCPERIEKPIFESFKKYLPNVKNSFKNVNCCGLGGLAKSNEKSIANGYCQMIKDEQTPNVYTYCATCSGNFQRNGIKNIKHIATVMAGVNETPSTNYVANALSLKFYKRGRK; from the coding sequence ATGAGATCGCAAAAAAATACTAAAAATCCGCCTGAGCTTTGCATAGACTGCTCAGCTTGCACTAAACACTGCGAATTTTTAGAAAAATATGATATAAATTTGCTAGATTTTTCAAAACGTGATGATTTGGCATATAATTGCTTTTTGTGTGATAAATGCTATGCAGTATGCCCAAAAGACATTAGCGGCAACGAGATAGCACTAAATTTGCGTGCTAAAAATCCCAAGCCTTTTAAGTATCTTAAATTTTTAAAATCACCATATATTTATGCAAACAATTCACTAAAAAAGAGTCGTGAGCTTATGTTTTTTGGATGTAATTTCCCCGCTTTTTTACCAAGAACAACTCGTAAAATTATTGAAATTTTTGAGCCTTTAGGGATTGATTTTAGTATTGATTGTTGTGGAAAGCCTCTCTTTGAGACAACTACAAAGTTTGAAGATACAAAAGATCATTTAAACAAGCTTTTTGAGCAAAAAGAGGTTGAAACGCTGATACTTGCCTGTCCAAATTGTTACCACTTCTTAAAGGATAAAGTTGATATAAAACTTAAAACTATTTATGAGAAATTTGAAGAACTTGGGTTAAACCGCACGATAGAAGAAGAAGCGCATATGTTCTATCCTTGCCCTGAACGCATTGAAAAGCCTATCTTTGAAAGTTTTAAAAAATACTTGCCAAATGTTAAAAATAGTTTTAAGAATGTAAATTGTTGCGGGCTTGGAGGATTGGCAAAGTCAAATGAAAAAAGCATAGCAAACGGGTATTGCCAGATGATAAAAGATGAGCAAACTCCAAATGTTTATACTTATTGTGCAACTTGTTCCGGGAATTTTCAGCGTAACGGCATAAAAAATATAAAGCATATTGCAACCGTAATGGCTGGTGTAAATGAGACGCCAAGCACTAATTATGTAGCAAATGCTTTAAGTCTTAAATTTTACAAAAGGGGAAGAAAATGA
- a CDS encoding TVP38/TMEM64 family protein, giving the protein MKRSQIILLLVAFVIAIAYLFIPAVNKQITDSVVMLSKFDLNEVFHYLQSFDKTTAACVSFFLMVLQSIMAPVPAFLITLSNAMIFGWVWGAVLSWSSAMAGAVLCFYIARILGRDVVEKITGKKALEATDEFFIKYGKHTIMVCRLLPFVSFDLVSYAAGLTSIRFWSFFWATGIGQLPATIVYSYFGGSLMGGGKILFIGLTLLFAFSIVVYVVKKIMTERKAKKEEVAAKIS; this is encoded by the coding sequence ATGAAAAGATCGCAGATTATACTCTTGTTAGTTGCATTTGTGATTGCAATTGCGTATTTGTTTATTCCCGCGGTAAATAAACAAATTACCGATTCTGTAGTGATGCTCAGTAAATTTGACCTAAACGAAGTTTTTCACTACTTGCAAAGCTTTGATAAAACTACTGCTGCTTGCGTAAGTTTCTTTTTAATGGTGCTTCAAAGTATTATGGCGCCAGTCCCTGCCTTTCTTATTACTCTTTCAAATGCTATGATATTTGGATGGGTTTGGGGTGCTGTGCTTTCATGGAGTTCGGCTATGGCTGGTGCGGTTCTTTGTTTTTATATCGCACGTATTCTAGGCAGAGATGTTGTAGAGAAGATTACAGGCAAAAAAGCACTTGAAGCAACAGATGAGTTTTTTATCAAATATGGAAAACACACAATCATGGTGTGTCGACTACTACCTTTTGTAAGCTTTGATCTGGTCAGTTACGCAGCAGGTCTTACTTCGATTAGATTTTGGAGCTTCTTTTGGGCTACAGGTATCGGGCAGCTACCGGCAACTATTGTTTACTCATATTTTGGTGGAAGTTTAATGGGTGGAGGTAAAATTTTGTTTATAGGACTTACTTTACTGTTTGCTTTTTCTATTGTAGTTTATGTTGTTAAAAAAATTATGACAGAACGAAAAGCAAAAAAGGAAGAGGTTGCTGCTAAAATTTCTTAA
- a CDS encoding helix-turn-helix domain-containing protein: MRTVNFREVLKEEIKNPEFKAQYDALEDEYKAIEALIDARNEAGLTQSEVAKRMGITQSAVARIESGAYNIKYKTFFNYIKACGKRVAIL, encoded by the coding sequence ATGAGAACCGTTAATTTTAGAGAAGTTTTAAAAGAGGAGATAAAAAATCCGGAATTTAAAGCGCAATACGATGCGCTGGAGGACGAATATAAAGCCATAGAAGCTTTGATAGACGCTAGAAACGAGGCTGGACTAACTCAAAGCGAGGTAGCTAAAAGGATGGGCATAACCCAGTCTGCCGTAGCTAGAATAGAAAGCGGAGCGTATAATATCAAGTATAAAACATTCTTTAACTACATAAAAGCTTGCGGTAAAAGAGTGGCTATATTGTGA